A region of Toxorhynchites rutilus septentrionalis strain SRP chromosome 1, ASM2978413v1, whole genome shotgun sequence DNA encodes the following proteins:
- the LOC129761749 gene encoding uncharacterized protein LOC129761749, with protein MDELGWVLMNHNLITRNEPIQQHANGNRLNHFKLNMERLRNLLEQQEQNNHAELTSKKQNKFLRMLDAILQNDKVLNEIKEMVAANRLLSEIRYVTTVERMLKHNLDLSLRCCFVCREYFRTADEYTSHFEKLSEKFLIVAAVDRFQTSQKFNVLHHYNPLNPVTIFTICNVYHTALIKKKQEKTGLIFYNKEQIYHFPRKSENHYIG; from the exons ATGGACGAGTTGGGCTGGGTGCTGATGAACCACAATTTGATAACACGTAATGAGCCAATCCAACAGCATGCCAATGGTAATCGACTAAATCATTTTAAATTGAACATGGAGCGGTTGCGAAACCTACTGGAGCAGCAAGAACAGAACAATCACGCTG agttaacttccaaaaagcaaaacaaattcctgcgtatgctggatgcaattttacaaaacgacaaagttttgaatgaaattaaagaGATGGTAGCGGCGAATCGACTTCTATCGGAAATTCGTTATGTGACTACGGTGGAACGTATGCTGAAACACAATTTGGACCTCTCTTTGCGCTGCTGCTTTGTATGCCGAGAGTATTTCCGCACTGCCGATGAGTATACcagtcatttcgaaaaattgagtgagaaatttcttattgttgcggcggtggatcgatttcagactagtcaaaagttcaacgttctacatcactacaatccccttaatccggtgacaatattcacgatttgcaacgtataccacacagccctaataaaaaaaaaacaagaaaagacgggtctaatattttacaataaagaacaaatctaccactttccacgaaaatcggagaaccactatatcggttag